GAGAACAACCAGGACATTTCCGCGCTGGTCGGTAAGGTCGACATCCGTAAACTTGAGGAATACCCACAGAACGACGCCGACGCTTACAGCTACTCCGGTGCGCTGTGCCGGGCCAACCAGGGCCTGATGGAATTTGTCGAAATGTTCAAAGCACCGATCAAGGTGCTGCACCCACTGCTGACCGCGACTCAGGAAGGCAACTACAACAGTACCGAAGGCCTCGGCGCGATTCCGTTCACCGGGATCCTGCTCGCCCACTCCAACGAGTCGGAGTGGCACACCTTCCGCAACAACAAGAACAACGAAGCGTTCATCGACCGGATCTACATCGTCAAAGTGCCTTACTGCCTGCGCGTCAGCGATGAAGTGAAGATCTACGACAAACTGCTGTTCAACAGTTCCCTGGCCAAGGCGCATTGCGCCCCGGACACCTTGAAGATGCTGGCGCAGTTCACTGTGTTATCGCGCCTCAAGGAGCCGGAAAACTCCAATATCTATTCGAAAATGCGCGTCTACGACGGCGAAAACCTCAAGGACACCGATCCGAAGGCCAAGTCGATTCAGGAATATCGCGACTCGGCAGGTGTTGACGAAGGCATGAACGGTCTGTCGACCCGCTTTGCGTTCAAGATCCTGTCCAAGGTCTTCAACTTCGACCCGCATGAAATCGCCGCCAACCCGGTGCACCTGCTTTATGTGCTGGAACAGCAGATCGAACAGGAACAGTTCCAGGCTGAAACCCGCGAGCGCTACCTGCGCTACCTGAAGGAATACCTGGCGCCGCGTTATATCGAATTCATCGGCAAGGAAATTCAGACCGCGTACCTCGAGTCTTACAGCGAGTATGGCCAGAACATTTTCGACCGTTACGTGCTGTACGCAGACTTCTGGATTCAGGATCAGGAGTACCGCGATCCGGAAACCGGCGAGATCCTCAACCGCGTGGCGCTGAACGAAGAACTGGAAAAAATCGAGAAACCGGCCGGCATCAGCAATCCGAAGGATTTCCGCAACGAGATCGTCAACTTCGTCCTGCGCGCCCGGGCCAACAATAACGGCAAAAACCCGACTTGGCTCAGCTACGAAAAGCTGCGCGTGGTCATCGAGAAGAAAATGTTCTCGAACACCGAAGATCTGCTGCCAGTCATCAGCTTCAACGCCAAGGCCAGCAAGGAGGATCAGCAAAAGCACAACGACTTCGTCACTCGAATGGTCGAACGCGGCTACACCGACAAACAGGTACGGCTTCTTTCCGAATGGTACCTGCGGGTACGGAAGTCGCAGTGAAGCAGCTGCAAGCTTCTAGCTACAAGCTGCAAGAACAAAGCGCGTAACCCAGTGATCCCCGGGAACCTGCTTTTACTTGCGGCTTGGAGCTCACAACTTGAAGCTGCCCGGAGGGCTTCCTATGAGTTATGTGATCGACCGACGTCTGAATGGCAAGAACAAGAGCACGGTGAACCGCCAGCGTTTTCTGCGGCGTTACCGTGACCACATCAAGAAGGCCGTCGAAGAGGCGGTCAGCCGGCGCTCCATTACCGATATGGAGCACGGCGAACAGATCAGCATTCCCGGTCGCGACATCGACGAACCGGTGCTTCATCACGGCCGCGGCGGCAAGCAGACCGTGGTTCACCCCGGCAACAAGGAATTCACTGCCGGCGAACACATTGCTCGGCCACCCGGCGGTGGCGGCGGACGCGGTCCGGGCAAGGCCGGTAATTCCGGCGAGGGCATGGACGAGTTTGTCTTCCAGATCACCCAGGAAGAATTCCTCGAGTTCATGTTCGAAGACCTCGAGCTGCCGAATCTGGTCAAGCGCAACCTCAGCGGTACCGACACCTTCAAAACCGTGCGGGCCGGGATCAGCAACGAAGGCAACCCATCACGCATCAACATCATCCGCACGTTGCGTTCGGCGCATGCACGGCGTATTGCCCTGTCTGGCAGCAGTCGGGCGAAACTGCGCGAAGCCAAAGAAGAACTTGAGCGTCTGAAACGTGAAGAGCCGGACAACTTTGGCGATATTCAGGAACTCGAGGCCGAAATCGAAAAACTCAGCGCGCGCATCCATCGTGTGCCGTTCCTCGACACCTTCGACTTGAAATACAACCTGCTGATCAAACAGCCCAACCCCAGTTCGAAAGCCGTGATGTTCTGCCTGATGGACGTCTCCGGCTCCATGACCCAGGCGACCAAGGACATCGCCAAACGCTTTTTCATCCTGTTGTATCTGTTCCTGAAACGAAACTACGACAAGATTGACGTGGTATTCATCCGCCACCACACCAGCGCTCGGGAAGTCGACGAAGAGGAGTTTTTCTATTCGCGGGAAACCGGCGGCACCATCGTCTCCAGCGCCTTGAAACTGATGCAGGAGATCATGGCCGAGCGTTATCCAAGCAACGAGTGGAACATCTACGCGGCCCAGGCTTCCGACGGCGACAACTGGAACGATGACTCGCCGATCTGCCGTGACATCCTGATCAACCAGATCATGCCTTTTGTGCAGTACTACACTTACGTGGAGATCACCCCGCGCGAACATCAGGCCTTGTGGTACGAGTACGAACGTATCGCCGAAGCCTTTTCTGACACTTTTGCCCAGCAGCAACTGGTCTCGGCCGGGGATATCTATCCGGTCTTCCGTGAACTCTTCCAGCGCAGGTTAGTGACATGACCGCCAAAGAGCAGAAGCGCCAACCCATTTCCACCGGCTCCGAATGGACGTTCGAGCTGATCCAGACCTACGACCGCGAAATCGCCCGGATCGCGGCCCGCTATGCCCTGGATACCTATCCCAACCAGATCGAAGTGATCACCGCCGAGCAAATGATGGATGCGTACGCCTCGGTGGGCATGCCACTGGGTTATCACCACTGGTCCTACGGCAAACACTTCCTCAGCACCGAAAAATCCTACAGCCGTGGGCAGATGGGCCTGGCCTACGAAATCGTGATCAACTCCGATCCGTGCATTGCCTATCTGATGGAGGAGAACACCATCTGCATGCAGGCGCTGGTCGTGGCGCACGCATGCTATGGCCACAACAGTTTCTTCAAGGGCAACTACCTGTTCCGCACCTGGACCGATGCCAGCTCGATCATCGATTACCTGGTGTTCGCCAAGCAGTACATCATGCAGTGCGAGGAGCGCCACGGCATCGACGCGGTGGAAGACCTGCTCGACTCCTGCCATGCGCTGATGAACTACGGCGTCGATCGTTACAAGCGTCCGTATCCGATTTCTGCCGAAGAGGAGCGGCGCCGGCAGAAAGATCGCGAAGAGCACCTGCAGAAGCAGATCAACGATCTGTGGCGCACCATTCCTAAAGGCGCGGACAAATACAGCGACAGGGACAACGCGCGCTTCCCGGCCGAGCCGCAGGAAAACATCCTCTACTTCATCGAGAAACATGCGCCGCTGTTGGAGCCGTGGCAGCGCGAAATCGTGCGTATCGTGCGCAAGATCGCCCAGTATTTTTATCCACAACGCCAGACCCAGGTGATGAACGAAGGCTGGGCGACGTTCTGGCACTACACGCTGATGAACGACCTGTACGACGAGGGGCTGGTCACCGACGGCTTCATGATGGAGTTCCTGACGTCGCACACCAGTGTGGTGTTCCAGCCAGGTTTCGATAGCCCTTACTACAGTGGCATCAATCCTTATGCACTGGGCTTCGCCATGTACCGCGACATTCGGCGCATGTGTGAAGAACCTACCGAAGAAGATCGTCACTGGTTCCCGGAAATTGCCGGTACGGACTGGCTATCGACCATCAAGTTCGCCATGAGCAGCTTCAAGGATGAGAGTTTCATCCTGCAATACCTGTCACCGAAAGTGATCCGTGATCTGAAGCTATTCAGCATCATGGATGACGATCAGAAGGACGACTTGTTGGTGCCTGCAATTCATGACGAACCCGGTTACCGGATCATTCGCGAAACCCTCGCTGCGCAGTACAACCTCGGCAATCGTGAGCCGAATGTGCAGATCTACAGCATCGATCGGCGCGGCGATCGCTCGCTGACCTTGCGTCACCAGCAGCACGATCGCAAACCGCTGGGAGACTCCACTGACGAAGTGCTTAAACATCTGCATCGCCTGTGGGGCTTCGATATCCATCTGGAAACCCTGCAAGGCGACCAGATCATGAAAACCCATCACGTTCCGCCACGCAGCGAACACAGCGAAGGGGATTACGGTCGACTCGACCTCGCCGTGATTCATCTTTGATCCGCTTCCAGCCTCCGAAAGTTCGACGCAAGGGTTATCCTGTCGGGCTAACGGAGGTTTTTTATGCAGATTTTCAAGGTTGGCGGTGCCGTACGTGATCGCTTGCTGGGCAAACCGGTCACGGACATCGATTGGGTGGTGGTCGGTGCCACCACCGAAGAAATGCTCGCCCAGGGTTATCGCCCGGTCGGTGCGGATTTCCCGGTTTTTCTTCATCCAAAAAGCGGCGAGGAATACGCCCTCGCCCGCACCGAGCGCAAAAGCGGGCGCGGTTATGGCGGCTTCACTTTTCACGCCAGCCCCGAGGTGACACTTGAAGAAGACCTGATCCGCCGCGACCTGACCATCAACGCCATGGCCGAGGACAATCAGCAGAATCTGACTGATCCATACCAGGGTCAGCGCGATCTTGAAGCGAGAATCCTGCGTCACGTATCCCCGGCGTTCGCCGAAGATCCCCTGCGTGTCCTGCGTGTAGCCCGCTTCGCGGCGCGTTATGCCGGGCTCGGTTTTAGCGTTGCGCCGGAGACGCTAGAGCTGATGCGTCAACTCAGCGAATCCGGTGAACTGGAGGCACTGACCGCTGAGCGCAGTTGGAAAGAAATTTCCCGCGCACTGATGGAAGATCAACCGCAGGTGTTCGTTCAGGTGTTGCGCGACTGCGGCGCGCTGAAAGTGCTGATGCCAGAAGTCGACGCGCTTTTTGGAGTGCCGCAACCGGAAGCGCATCATCCGGAAATCGACACCGGCCTGCACACGCTCAGCGTGCTGGAGCAGTCGGCGCTGCACAAACAACCGCTGACCGTGCGCTGGGCGTGTCTGCTGCACGACCTCGGCAAAGGCCTGACCCCGGAAGAAGAGTGGCCACGACACATCGCCCATGAGCACAAAGGGCTGAAGCTGATCAAAGCGGTCAATGAACGTTTCAAGGCTCCGAAGGACTGCCAGGAATTGGCTTTGCTGGTAGGCCAGTTCCACACCCACGGTCATCGGGCGCTGGAGCTGAAAGCCTCGACACTACTGGAGTTACTGCAAAGTTTTGATGTGTATCGCCGACCACAGCGCTTTGAAGAGTTTATTGCGGCATGCGAAATGGATGCTCGCGGACGCAAAGGGCTCGAGCAGAGAAGTTATCCACAGGCCGATTATTTACGTGGTGCGGCGAAGGCAGCACGGGAAGTCGCGGTGCAGCCATTGCTAGAGAAGGGATTCAAAGGCCCGGAGCTAGGCGAAGCGCTGAAGCGTGAGCGACTGAAGGCGCTGAAAGCCTACAAAGACGCGGCGTCCGCTTGAAAAGCTTCGCGAGCAGGCTCGCTCCCACATTTTGGAATGCATTTCCCTGTGGGAGCGAGCCTGCTCGCGAAGACGTCAGTCGATCTAAAGCAAATCTGAAGGCGTGAGCCGCTGCCCGCGCCACTCGAACGCAACCGGCGCCAGCACCTGATCAATCTGCGCCTCAGCCCACAACGTCGCGAAGCTTTTTCCCACACCCGGATGCATGCGATCCGGCGCAATCAGCGACAACGGCCACAACACAAAGGCATTTTTCAGAATCTCGGCACGCGGCAAAACCAACCCGTCGAAATTCCCCGCCAGTTCGCCATACAGCAGCACGTCGATATCCAGCGGCAAGCCTTTGCGATCAGGCGCGTAGCGGCCGTTATCCGCCTCAATGAATTTCAAGCGGCGATCCAGTTCCATCAACGGCAGGTCGGTATACGCCGACACCACAAAATTGAAGAACGGCCCGCTCTTGATCCCCACTGGCTGGCTCTCGAACACCGCGGAACAGCGGATATCCACCAGAAACGTCGCCAAAGCGTCGAGACCAGCGCACAAATGGATTTCGCGCTCGATATTGCTACCGAGCCCGAGGTACACCTGAGTCAGCGACATCCGCGCTCGATCTCCACACCCACGCCGCCCTTAGCCGCTGGCACCGCACCAGGCTTGGTCAGCTTCAGCCGCACCCAGGTGATGTCGAATTCGCTCATCAGTACTTCGACCAGACGCTCGGCGAATGTCTCGACCAGTTGGAACTGAGCCTGTTCGGCAAAAGCCTGAATGCGCGTGGACACGCTGGCATAGTCGAGCGCCAGGGTCAGGTCGTCACCGGCGGCGGCCGGGCGATTGTCCCAGGCGAAGCTCAGATCAAGTCGCAGGCACTGTCGGATGCCGCGCTCCCAGTCGTAGGCACCGATCACGGTGTCGACTTCCAGGCCCTCGATAAACACTCTGTCCAAGCACTTCTCTCCACTGCACGACAAGGGCGCAATGCGCCGTTAGAATCAGGGCGTCCTCGCCCGGAATAGTTAGCATGTTTTGGTTACTGGCGACTTTCGCCTACCTGCTCGGCTCGCTGTCCTTCGCCATTTTGCTCAGCCGCCTGACCGGAAATCCGGACCCGCGAATGAGTGGCTCGGGCAATGCCGGCGCCACCAACATGCTGCGCCTGGCCGGTCGCAAACTGGCGATCCTGACCCTGCTGGGTGACCTGTGCAAAGGCCTGGTGCCGGTGCTGATCGCCTCGGCTGTCGGCCTTTCGCTGCAGGATCAGGCGTGGATCGGCGTGTGCGCCGTGATCGGTCACCTGTTCCCGCTGTACTTTCGCTTTCGTGGCGGCAAGGGTGTCGCCACCGCTGCCGGCATGCTGCTGGGCCTGTATCCGCCCGCCGCGCTGCTGGCAGTATGCGCTTGGTTGCTGACGTTTTACCTGACCCGCACCAGCTCGCTTGCAGCGCTGATCGCCACGCCACTGACCCTACCGTTGCTGGCCTGGCAGGAACCGGAGGCGCTGTTGCCGATGAGCGCGCTGACACTGCTGATCGTCTGGCGCCACCGCGGCAATCTACGCGACCTGTTTGCCGGGCGCGAACGGCATTTCTGAATACCGTCCATGAGCGCCACTCATCACAGCGCCGACAACTGCTCCATCGGCCAGCGCGCCTGCACGCTGATTGCCAGACTTTCCTGCTGACCGGCCTGCAAGCGCTGGCAACCGGCAAACGCGATCATCGCGCCATTGTCGGTGCAGAACTCGGGACGGGCGTAGAACACATCACCTTTCATGTCGCCGAGCATCTTTTCCAGCGAAACGCGCAGGGCCTTGTTGGCGCTGACGCCACCAGCGATCACCAGACGCTTCATGCCGGCCTGCTTAAGGGCCCGTTTGCACTTGATGGTCAAAGTCTCCACCACGGCCTGCTGGAACGCCAGCGCGATGTCGCAACGGGCTTGCTCGTTGTCGTCCCCGGCGCTGACGCACTGCTGCCAGGCGTTGAGAGCAGAGGTTTTCAGACCACTGAAGCTGAATTGCAGACCCGGACGATCACACATCGGACGCGGGAAGGTAAAACGTCCTGCGCCCCCCTTCTCGGCCAGTTTGGCGATTTCCGGGCCACCCGGATAATTGAGGCCCATCATTTTCGCGGTTTTGTCGAACGCTTCGCCGGCGGCATCGTCGAGCGTTTCGCCAAGCAGACTGTATTGACCGATGCCATCGACCTGAACCAGCTGCGTATGACCGCCGGAAACCAACAAAGCGACGAACGGGAATTCTGGCGGTTTCGGCTCCAGCATCGGCGCCAGCAAATGCCCTTCCATATGGTGCACACCGAGCGCCGGAATGCCCCAGGCAAAGGCCAGCGCCTGAGCACAGGAAGCACCGACCAGCAGCGCGCCAACAAGCCCAGGACCCGCGGTATAGGCGATCGCATCGATCTCGGTCGGCACGCAGTCCGCCTCGGCCAACACCTGACGAATCAAGGGCAGCATGCGCTTGACGTGGTCACGCGAGGCCAGTTCCGGCACCACGCCGCCATAGGCGCGGTGCAGGTCGATCTGGCTGAACAGCGCGTCAGCCAACAGGCCACGCTCACTGTCGTATAATGCGACGCCGGTTTCGTCGCAGGAGGTTTCTAATCCCAGTACTAGCATGGGTTTGCGCCTTGTTTAGGCTGAATTCGAAGGCGCGCATAATAGTCCCCGCGTGATGCCCCGACCAGCGGTTTTCGATCAGAGGCTTTGCATTCCGAGCGATGAGGGGTTAACATCCGCAACCCTTAAAAACCGACGTCTTCAAGTGCTCTTTTGCCGCGAGGATGTTGACCCCGGTAATGAATGAAGGTAGCTCTGGATGCCAGCCGTCAAAGTTAAAGAGAACGAA
This region of Pseudomonas sp. R84 genomic DNA includes:
- a CDS encoding multifunctional CCA addition/repair protein; the encoded protein is MQIFKVGGAVRDRLLGKPVTDIDWVVVGATTEEMLAQGYRPVGADFPVFLHPKSGEEYALARTERKSGRGYGGFTFHASPEVTLEEDLIRRDLTINAMAEDNQQNLTDPYQGQRDLEARILRHVSPAFAEDPLRVLRVARFAARYAGLGFSVAPETLELMRQLSESGELEALTAERSWKEISRALMEDQPQVFVQVLRDCGALKVLMPEVDALFGVPQPEAHHPEIDTGLHTLSVLEQSALHKQPLTVRWACLLHDLGKGLTPEEEWPRHIAHEHKGLKLIKAVNERFKAPKDCQELALLVGQFHTHGHRALELKASTLLELLQSFDVYRRPQRFEEFIAACEMDARGRKGLEQRSYPQADYLRGAAKAAREVAVQPLLEKGFKGPELGEALKRERLKALKAYKDAASA
- a CDS encoding YeaH/YhbH family protein, giving the protein MSYVIDRRLNGKNKSTVNRQRFLRRYRDHIKKAVEEAVSRRSITDMEHGEQISIPGRDIDEPVLHHGRGGKQTVVHPGNKEFTAGEHIARPPGGGGGRGPGKAGNSGEGMDEFVFQITQEEFLEFMFEDLELPNLVKRNLSGTDTFKTVRAGISNEGNPSRINIIRTLRSAHARRIALSGSSRAKLREAKEELERLKREEPDNFGDIQELEAEIEKLSARIHRVPFLDTFDLKYNLLIKQPNPSSKAVMFCLMDVSGSMTQATKDIAKRFFILLYLFLKRNYDKIDVVFIRHHTSAREVDEEEFFYSRETGGTIVSSALKLMQEIMAERYPSNEWNIYAAQASDGDNWNDDSPICRDILINQIMPFVQYYTYVEITPREHQALWYEYERIAEAFSDTFAQQQLVSAGDIYPVFRELFQRRLVT
- a CDS encoding SpoVR family protein, with product MTAKEQKRQPISTGSEWTFELIQTYDREIARIAARYALDTYPNQIEVITAEQMMDAYASVGMPLGYHHWSYGKHFLSTEKSYSRGQMGLAYEIVINSDPCIAYLMEENTICMQALVVAHACYGHNSFFKGNYLFRTWTDASSIIDYLVFAKQYIMQCEERHGIDAVEDLLDSCHALMNYGVDRYKRPYPISAEEERRRQKDREEHLQKQINDLWRTIPKGADKYSDRDNARFPAEPQENILYFIEKHAPLLEPWQREIVRIVRKIAQYFYPQRQTQVMNEGWATFWHYTLMNDLYDEGLVTDGFMMEFLTSHTSVVFQPGFDSPYYSGINPYALGFAMYRDIRRMCEEPTEEDRHWFPEIAGTDWLSTIKFAMSSFKDESFILQYLSPKVIRDLKLFSIMDDDQKDDLLVPAIHDEPGYRIIRETLAAQYNLGNREPNVQIYSIDRRGDRSLTLRHQQHDRKPLGDSTDEVLKHLHRLWGFDIHLETLQGDQIMKTHHVPPRSEHSEGDYGRLDLAVIHL
- a CDS encoding PrkA family serine protein kinase, which encodes MSIFSHFQQRFESTRQEELSLQEYLELCKKDRSAYVSAAERLLLAIGEPELLDTSTNSRLSRIFSNKVIRRYPAFEDFHGMEECIDQIVSYFRHAAQGLEEKKQILYLLGPVGGGKSSLAEKLKQLIEKVPFYAIKGSPVFESPLGLFNATEDGAILEEDFGIPRRYLNTIMSPWATKRLAEFGGDISQFRVVKLYPSILNQIAVAKTEPGDENNQDISALVGKVDIRKLEEYPQNDADAYSYSGALCRANQGLMEFVEMFKAPIKVLHPLLTATQEGNYNSTEGLGAIPFTGILLAHSNESEWHTFRNNKNNEAFIDRIYIVKVPYCLRVSDEVKIYDKLLFNSSLAKAHCAPDTLKMLAQFTVLSRLKEPENSNIYSKMRVYDGENLKDTDPKAKSIQEYRDSAGVDEGMNGLSTRFAFKILSKVFNFDPHEIAANPVHLLYVLEQQIEQEQFQAETRERYLRYLKEYLAPRYIEFIGKEIQTAYLESYSEYGQNIFDRYVLYADFWIQDQEYRDPETGEILNRVALNEELEKIEKPAGISNPKDFRNEIVNFVLRARANNNGKNPTWLSYEKLRVVIEKKMFSNTEDLLPVISFNAKASKEDQQKHNDFVTRMVERGYTDKQVRLLSEWYLRVRKSQ
- the folB gene encoding dihydroneopterin aldolase, whose protein sequence is MDRVFIEGLEVDTVIGAYDWERGIRQCLRLDLSFAWDNRPAAAGDDLTLALDYASVSTRIQAFAEQAQFQLVETFAERLVEVLMSEFDITWVRLKLTKPGAVPAAKGGVGVEIERGCR
- the folK gene encoding 2-amino-4-hydroxy-6-hydroxymethyldihydropteridine diphosphokinase: MSLTQVYLGLGSNIEREIHLCAGLDALATFLVDIRCSAVFESQPVGIKSGPFFNFVVSAYTDLPLMELDRRLKFIEADNGRYAPDRKGLPLDIDVLLYGELAGNFDGLVLPRAEILKNAFVLWPLSLIAPDRMHPGVGKSFATLWAEAQIDQVLAPVAFEWRGQRLTPSDLL
- the plsY gene encoding glycerol-3-phosphate 1-O-acyltransferase PlsY, encoding MFWLLATFAYLLGSLSFAILLSRLTGNPDPRMSGSGNAGATNMLRLAGRKLAILTLLGDLCKGLVPVLIASAVGLSLQDQAWIGVCAVIGHLFPLYFRFRGGKGVATAAGMLLGLYPPAALLAVCAWLLTFYLTRTSSLAALIATPLTLPLLAWQEPEALLPMSALTLLIVWRHRGNLRDLFAGRERHF
- the tsaD gene encoding tRNA (adenosine(37)-N6)-threonylcarbamoyltransferase complex transferase subunit TsaD; its protein translation is MLVLGLETSCDETGVALYDSERGLLADALFSQIDLHRAYGGVVPELASRDHVKRMLPLIRQVLAEADCVPTEIDAIAYTAGPGLVGALLVGASCAQALAFAWGIPALGVHHMEGHLLAPMLEPKPPEFPFVALLVSGGHTQLVQVDGIGQYSLLGETLDDAAGEAFDKTAKMMGLNYPGGPEIAKLAEKGGAGRFTFPRPMCDRPGLQFSFSGLKTSALNAWQQCVSAGDDNEQARCDIALAFQQAVVETLTIKCKRALKQAGMKRLVIAGGVSANKALRVSLEKMLGDMKGDVFYARPEFCTDNGAMIAFAGCQRLQAGQQESLAISVQARWPMEQLSAL